The genomic window GGCCAGGTCATGTCTTGTCTCAGGCAAAGGTAGAGATGGGGCTGAGCATAATTTCCTGACCATTGAAGCCCACGTTAGTGCTTCTCTGTTTGGAGGAATCATTATCAAACAAGTGCTTCCTGATCCTGCAGATCTTCAGGACCAGGAAGCTGGCCGATATGGCGAAGCCCACAGCAATCCCAATGATGGCGGATTTGAAATCTGAAGGGCAGGGAGGAATTGAACAAGGGGCTTCAATCAGTCACCACACTGCAAAGGTCTTCCACAGCTCTCTTTACATCAGGATGAAGTTCAAAGTCACAGTCCAACTCACTGAGGCCGGCCTAATTTTCCACTCTCCTGGGagcacacatcccctccctgaacCTCCACCCACACCCCATCTCCTCTTCCTGGAACTCCATCCATGGTCCCTTCAGCTGTGGAAATCATTCCCAAGTGGCTGATGGCTCGTTTCTCTGGCCTCCTGTAGCCTTCCTCACTTATTCCTTCATCGGTTCACTCGTGGCATGTGTGCTGATTGCCTGCTCTGCTGAGCGCTAAAGGCAAATGAATGAGTCCCTGACACCACCTTGAGGAGCCTGTGGTCAGCAGCGGAAGACGAGAGCTCACCTGAATGCCAGGTGACTGGGGCGGGCCAGTTGGGAGCCAAGagccttcccagaggaggtgacatgcAAGCGGCACTGCCTGGTGAGCGGAGCCCTGAGGTGGAGAGAGGATGGGACCATGCGTGTGGAGAGAGACACCGGCCAGGCCACGGAAGCCGGGCAGATCCTGCTGTCCCGGGCTCGTGGCCGCAGCCACTGAGAGTGGATGGAGGTGACCCTGACGACTCAAGTCCCCTTCGAGGACAGGCTCTCCTGCAGCACCACACCTCCGGGATGAAGCTGTGTTAGCCACTCAGGCAGGCCTGGGGGTGAACACTGCCTCGGTTCCATGATGACCGGCAGGAAACCCTACCAGGACATCCCACCCGCCCGGGCCTTTCAGGGtacctcctcctgcccctccgcCCTGCACCCAGAATCAGCTGGGCAGCCACCTACCAATTTTGGCCCCAGCAGGCTGGCCCGTTGCTAACACTTGAGCTGCTCCAACATCTGCGAAGACAGAAAACCCAGAGTCTGCTTAGAACAGAACTTCTGGCAAGAACAGGCCAGGGGGTATGGGCGCAACCCCTGTCCCCAACCACCCATGCCCACAGGTCTGGGCAAGCCTAGCACAGGAAGCCCTCCCCCTGGGCTACCACCCTCAGGAGCACAGTGGTGGCATCTCGTTGCCATGGAGTGTCTGGGAGCCTTGCTAGGACATTAGAGTCCCCTGCAAAACCAGTAGTGAGGTTCCGCTGAGTTCAGTTAAACCCAATCCTTCTTTCGTTCCTATTAGAAGACTGCtttttatttcactcattttataagtgattttatttttaggttaacAATTTTTTTGAGGTGCAGTTAAAGTGAGACCAGGTCTTTAACATGGTTTCTAAGACCCACACTGTGACCCCtgcctgcctctttttttttttttttgcgttacgcgggcctctcactgttgtggcctctcccgctgtggagcacaggctccagacgcgcaggcttagcggccatggctcacgggcccagccactccgcggcatgtgggatcctcccagaccggggcacgaacccgtgtcccctgcatcggcaggtggactctcaaccactgcaccaccagggaagccctttaacacctttattggagtataattgctttacaatggtgtgttagtttctgctttataacaaagtgaatcagctatacatatacatatatccccatatcccctccctcttgcgtctccctccctatcccacccctctaggtggtcacaaagcaccgagctgcctGCCTTTTTAGGCTCCTCCTCATTCCCAGGAGCCCTCTCACTGCAGCCAGATTGCACTGATTCCAGCTCCCCCCTCAGGCCGGGGTATCGGCTGCCCTTGGGCCAtgccctctgcccagccccaTCTTCTCCCCTCTTATCCTCCATCTCATCTTAGTTCTGTGTCACTTCCTCCTGACGCCCCACACCTGGCTTACCTGCCCCTCTGGGTGTTCCACAGCGGCTGTACTTACCCATCGTAAGTGACCACACGATTTATTTAAGAACATTACATGgcactgctgtgtgccaggcactgtcctcagAGCTTCTCAGCTATTAACCCACTGATGCGTCTCCTGGCTGGTCTCCCCACAGAGCTGTACAGTGCCCTGTGGCGTGTTCTACCTCTAGCACGTGAcacagtgcctgtcacacagGAGGtattaatagacatttttaaaaatagtactttactggagtataattgcttcacaatactgtgttagtttctgctgtacagcaaagtgaatcagccatatgcatacacatgtccccatatcccctccctgttgagcctccctcctaccctccctagcccacctctctaggacatggaaccaacctaaatgtccatcgacaggtgaatggataaaaaagatgtggcacatattaaTAGACATTTGGCGAATGACTGGACGATGGTAATAGAGCACGCTGCAAGGGGCGTCTCAGTCTTCTAGCCTGGGCTTGAAACCTTAAGACATGAGTCGTGGCTCACAAGCTGGGCCTTGATCCCTGAAGATGGGCCCTAGAAAAGCTAAGGCAGAGCCATGGGCTTTGGAGAGGGAAGTGTACATTAACTGGCCACTTACTCACAGGGGGCAGAACTTGCATTAATACATTTAATACTGACAGCAACAACTCTGTGAGACAGGCACAGTCATCACTGCCGTTTGATGAGTGAAGAACCCGGGCATTGAGAACTTGAAGATGTGCCCAAGGGTCAAGAGGAGTGGAAAGTGGCAGCCCTGCCACCCGTACCCAGAGCCCCGTGATGCCCTGCAAACTAAATTCCCAGGCGACTAACAAATAGAGTGATGCAAAAACCATCAAGGCCAAGGGCTGGAGGGCTGAGGCAGGGGCAGGTAGACGGTGAGGCCCAAAGCTGAATCTCGGGTTCAAGCTTCCAGGCACAGGCAGAAGCAGCAAAAACACCCCTGTTTCTCCTAAAAGAGAGCGGGTGACTTCATTGAGAGGGACGACATATTCCCCAGCTTAGCTCCAGGAGAGGTCCACCTCCTGAGTCCTGACCTCCTGGAGGTAGGTCAGTGGTGACTGAAGCACTTGCTCACCAAAGCAGCAAGATGTCACATGGCCAGGTCTGCTGACCATGCTCAGTGCTGCCCAGGGGTTGGGTTGACACTCCACAGAAGACATCTTCACTCTGAGTGCACTGGTGGGGAAGGGACCATCGTAATGGAGTTTAGGGTTTTTCTGGTGGCCTCACTTGGTGTTGAAAAAGCTGGAAGATTCTGAAGCAAAAGTACACAGCCTGGTTCTAATCACAAGTCTTCTTGGAAATCTGGTGACTTCTGTCATTGATGGTCCCACGTGGGGCCCATCCACTCACCCACACCTCACAACACAATATGACCCTGGTTTTTGTCAGTTCTTTGAAGCCCCCTTTGAGCTTCATTGTCTCTTTACATTAATTCTTCACCTTAATCCTGCCGCTCCAGTCAGGTTGTAAACCTTTCCAGGGATGGGACAAAGCCTTGTGTTTCACACATGGTAGGGCTGGGCTGCTAAAGCCACCGAATGGAGCCGACTTCCGGCCTGATGCCAGAAACACAGAGCTGTGTGTGCTGTGTGCTCACGCTGGGGCCTTTCTGACACCAGTCTGCTCTGCACTGCATTTACTGGACAGAAGACAGGGGACGGGGCAGGGCGGGCACAAGTGCGTGAGGCCAGGCCCACTAAGGGAcagcctctcccctgcccccctcacaCACAGACATCTCTCCTGGGTTCCCCCTTGGGGGTCTTCCCCGAGTGACCATCTCTCTGACCATCATGCAGCATAAAAACTTTGTATGAGCTCAAGATGAAACttgaacagagaaagaagaaaggacacaGATCAGAAAAAGTGAGATGGAAAGAGTCAGAGAGCCAGAGAGATACAAGGAGACATGGGGACAGTGGGACACACACGTAGGCTCTGCCGGAGAAGCCCAGACCACTGACAAGGGGGctgagaaggagaggggagaaagaacATCTGGCTTCCAGAAAAGTGTGGCCCTGGCCTCAGCGAGAGCACCAGGCCCCAGTCCTCACCAAGCTGCCCAGCATCTTGCATCAACCTTACCGACCAAATGCATCATCCTGAACGCTCTGCTCTTTCTGCCCCTGCCTGGCAGGGATCCTAGGCTCAGCTCAGCACCCACTCTCACTCCCAACAGGCTCAGGCCCCTTAGACACCTCCCTCCATGCTCCATCCTGGGTCCACCCCACGGTGGGAGGCTGACCCTAGTCCCTGGCTCCGAACAGGCTCCCGGGCCAGAGGTCCAAGGTCTGAGACTGAGTGAGTGCCCTCCATGGGGCTGCTGCCCTGACAGCTGCAGTGGGCCATGCTGTGCACTCCACCAGCCACATCCCATCCCTGTAATTCCTGCTAGCCAGCCAGACAGCCACTCGGCGGCAGCCTTTCCCCTCCTCGGGGAGGGAAATCCTCCATGccgccctcctccccagctcGGCCCTGTGCTCTCAGAGCCCCTGGATGAGG from Physeter macrocephalus isolate SW-GA unplaced genomic scaffold, ASM283717v5 random_786, whole genome shotgun sequence includes these protein-coding regions:
- the TMEM273 gene encoding transmembrane protein 273 isoform X3 translates to MGKYSRCGTPRGADVGAAQVLATGQPAGAKIVAAATSPGQQDLPGFRGLAGVSLHTHGPILSPPQGSAHQAVPLACHLLWEGSWLPTGPPQSPGIQISNPPSLGLLWASPYRPASWS
- the TMEM273 gene encoding transmembrane protein 273 isoform X2; this encodes MGKYSRCGTPRGADVGAAQVLATGQPAGAKIGLRSPGSAACMSPPLGRLLAPNWPAPVTWHSDFKSAIIGIAVGFAISASFLVLKICRIRKHLFDNDSSKQRSTNVGFNGQEIMLSPISTFA
- the TMEM273 gene encoding transmembrane protein 273 isoform X1, with product MGKYSRCGTPRGADVGAAQVLATGQPAGAKIVAAATSPGQQDLPGFRGLAGVSLHTHGPILSPPQGSAHQAVPLACHLLWEGSWLPTGPPQSPGIQVSSRLPLLTTGSSRWCQGLIHLPLALSRAGNQHTCHE
- the TMEM273 gene encoding transmembrane protein 273 isoform X4; translation: MGKYSRCGTPRGADVGAAQVLATGQPAGAKIVAAATSPGQQDLPGFRGLAGVSLHTHGPILSPPQGSAHQAVPLACHLLWEGSWLPTGPPQSPGIQTASS
- the TMEM273 gene encoding transmembrane protein 273 isoform X5, which gives rise to MGKYSRCGTPRGADVGAAQVLATGQPAGAKIDFKSAIIGIAVGFAISASFLVLKICRIRKHLFDNDSSKQRSTNVGFNGQEIMLSPISTFA